A region of the Sodalis ligni genome:
AAGGTGGCCTCAACCTGCACATCGGGGATCATTTCCGGCACCCCTTCCATCACATCGTCACGGGTCAAGACTTCACGGCCGGCGCTCATCAGCTCGGCCACCGTCAAACCATCGCGGGCCCCTTCCAGGATAGCCGCGCTTATAAGGGCCACCGCTTCCGGATAGTTGAGTTTCAAGCCGCGGGCGCGGCGGCGCTCCGCCAGCAGCGCCGCGGTAAACAGCAGCAATTTATCTTTCTCTCTCGGGGACAGCTCCATATCTTGCTCCTAAAGTCGCCCAATTGTTTTTTATGAGAAAAAACCTGTCGCGCCAGAACCCTGGCCAAAACCATAGCATTGCAAATATCACGCCAGCGATAACGGGCGGTTATCATCCCGCCAGGCACGATTTCAGGTCAGCCGCCGCACCATGGCGGCGCAGCGGCGACGATTTGCACCAGCCGGGGGCATATCACGCATTCAGGTGGACCAGATGCGCGGCGGCACCGCCTGCCGGTCCAGCATCAGCGGCCTTAGCAGGGCCCATATTCCGTGTAGAATTTCCTGCAAGCGCTGATTGTCATTATCCAGCAGCCGCACCATCAACAGCTGGTCCACCAGCGTGGCGCCCGCTGCCGGCAGCGCTGAGCGGGATAATAAAACGCGGACGTTATCCAGCATCTCACCGCTGGCGGGCGCGGCGAAAAAGGTACCGATCAGGGGATAACCGGCCAGTTTATCCAGTTTGCCCCCCTCGATGCCCAGCCGTTCATAAAGCCCCGCCGAACCGGGTAAGCGGATACGCAGCACGCTGTGGCATCGGCCGCGATGAAAACTTTCCCCCATCACCGGACGCCCCAGGCAAAAGGTCTCGAATCCCAGCAGACGCGCGCCGGCTTGCAGGGTAAATTCACTGTTTATCGCAACATTGGCGGCAGGAAATAGAATATTCCCCTGCGGCAGCCATTCCAGCACGCTGTCCTCTTCAAGGGAAAATTTTTGCGTCAGCCGTGCCTCGGCTCCGGCGCTGCGGTAAAATTTGGTCGCCCCCGGCATGGTCATCACGGCATGGCTGCGTTGTTCCAGGCGCACCGACAGCTCAAGCCGGTCGCCCCCCACCACTCCGCCCGGCGGATGCAGGAGATAGACATGGGGATGGTCCTCTTCCGGGTAAAACGCGCGCTGTACGGTGAAGGGGCCGCTATGGGCGCACCGGATCATCGCCGTACGCCGGCCGCGGCGAGCAAAGGTCAGATCCAACCGGCCAAGCCAGCCGGCCGCCTCGTCATCGGCCGTCTGATTCACCGGCATTTCATCATTTGCTGCGCCAGGGTGCATTTTGTCCTTAAGTCTCGCCTCGACTCTCGCCTCAACTCTTGTCTCAAAGAAAAGGTCTCAAAGAAGTCATCGCAAAAAGAGGGTTAATCATGTCCCCGGCAAACGGCCGGGGCTCGAGACACCGTACTCGCTGGGAAAGGGATTACCGCCAGGCGCTGGCCTGCTCCAGTAACGCATAGTCATCGTCACGCAGGGTCAGGGTCAAGGCATTCGCCACTTCCTCCAGCTGTTCGAGGGAGGTGGCGCTGACAATGGGCGCGGTGATGCCGGGCCGCTGTATCTGCCAGGCCAGGGCCACCTGGGTAGGCGTGGCCCGGTAGCGCTCGCTCACCGCATCCAGGGCGTGCAGGATACGCAGGCCGCGGGTATTGAGATAGGTGCTGATGACCTTCTCGCCCCGTTTGCTTTTTGCGGCGTCCTCTTTGGCGCGGTATTTGCCGGACAGAAAGCCGCTGGCCAGGGCGTAGTAGTTAATGACGCCGACGCCGTGGGCGGTGACAACGGGCTCCAAATCCTGCTCATACTCCTGCCGATCGTAGAGGTTATATTGCGGTTGCAGGGTTTCGTAGCGTGCCAGCCCGTTCTGTTCGCTGATGCGCAGCGCCTGCGCCAGCCGGGGGCCGGAATAATTGGATGCCCCGATGGCCCGCACCTTGCCCTCTTTGATTAACGCGTCGAACGCGCCCAGGGTTTCTTCCAAAGGCACGGATTCGTCATCGGAATGGGACTGGTACAAATCGATATAGTCGGTTTGCAGCCGGCGCAAAGAAGCCTCCACCGCCTGCTTGATATAGGCGGCCGACAGTCCTTCTTTACCCGCGCCCATCGGCTTGCCCACTTTGGTGGCGAGGATAATCCCGTCGCGCTTGCCGGTTTTCTTCAGCCAATTGCCGATGATAGTCTCCGATTCGCCGCCCTGGTTGCCGTCAACCCAGGCGGAATACACATCCGCGGTGTCGATGAAATTAAGTTCTCTTTCCGCCAAGGCATCGAGGATGCGAAAGGAGGCGGCCTGATCGATGGTCCAGCCGAAGACGTTGCCGCCGAAACAGAGTTTGGGAACGGCAATGCCTGAACGGCCCAGCGTTCTGGTTTTCATACTCTCTCCTTGATCTGTCATGTTGATATGGGAAGTGTAAAACGTTATTGCGCCCGCGGGTATTAATCTGTTTTACCAAGTATTACCGGCTATGGAAATGAGATTCTCGTCGTCCGACATATTATCCCGCTGGCGCTGCCGGCTGTGCAGCGCTTCCTGCTGCAGCCACTCCGTCAGCAGCCGCAACGCCGGCGATAGCGCGGATTGCTCGGGAAAGACCAGATAATAGGCCGCGCCGCTTCGCAGGCAGTGGGAAAATGGCGCGATTAAACGGCCGGCCTGCAGCTCATACTCAATCAGGCACAGATCGCCTATGGCGATGCCATAGCCTTGTATGGCCGCGGTCATAGCCAAATCAAGGGTATCGAAATGCTGCGCCTTGGCCGCCGGCAGGCCGTCCCGGCCGGCGGCCTTCAGCCACGCCAGCCAGTCGCGTCCGTCGCGGGTGGGATGCAGCAGGGTTTTATCCGCCAGTCCGTCCGCGATGGCGGCGTTTTCCCGCCAGAGTTCCGGCACGCACACCGGCGTCAGCACCTCGTCGAACAAATGGATGGCGCACAGCTGTTTATCCGCCGGCCGGCCATAGAGCACCGCCGCATCAAAATGCTCATGGCGAAAATCCACGCCGTGGGTGATGGAGGTGGTCAGCGCGATGTCGATTTCCGGATGCCCTGCCTGCAGTTGGATTACCCGCGGCAGCAGCCAGCGCATGACGCAGGTGGGACATTTAACCCGCAGCGTATCCGGCTTGGCGTTGAACCCGTCCAGGGCGGTATCGATTTGTTCCATAGCCTGCTGCAGCGGGGCCAATAATTCGGCGCCTCGCGCGGTTAACACCAGCCCGCGGGCCCGCCGGATAAACAGCGCGGCCCCCAGATGCTGCTCCAGGCCGGCAATCTGCCGGCTGACCGCCCCCTGGGTAATATGCAGCCGCTGCGCCGCATGGGTGAAGTTCAGCTGTTCCGCCACAATCACAAAGGTTTTCAATACATCCAGTGAAGGAAGTGCGCCCATGACCCTACCCGCTATAATTTTTCCATGACAATAAAGATCACCTCGGTCCAAGGCCATACTGCCATTGGAGCCATGATCCCGCAACATGGCAACCATGATGAATTATCCATTGTCCGCCGGTGGGATCTGTTGCTTAATCGTTGAACATTGTCCATTACACAACTTTACCCCCGGTATTTTGCCCCCGGCCGGTATCCATAGAGGGACCATTCCATGCAGAGCGTTATTCCCGCCCGCTCTAAGCTGCCTGACGTCGGCACCACCATATTTACCACCATCGGCCAGTTGAGCGCCGAACACCATGCCGTGAATCTCGCCGCGGGCTCGCCGAGTTTCGATTGCGATCCCCAACTGGTGGACTACACCGCCGAAGCCATGCGCGCCGGACATAATCAGTATTCGGCGATGACCGGCCTGCCGGCGCTGCGCGAAGCCTTGGCGGAAAAGGTGGCGAGACTATACGGCAGTCATTACGACCCCGCACGGGAGGTCACCATTATCGCCAGCGCCAGCCAGGGACTGTACAGCGCCATAAGCGCCCTGGTCCATCCGGGGGATGAAGTCATCTATTTCGAGCCGGCCTTCGACAGCTACGCGCCCATCACCCGCCTGCAGGGGGCGGTGCCGGTACCGGTGAAAATCTCCCTTGACGACCTGCGTATCGATTGGGACGCGGTGTCCGCGGCCGTTACGTCCCGCACCCGGATGATCATCGTCAACAGTCCCCACAATCCCACCGGCATGGCTTTTAGCGAAGAGGATATCCGTCGGCTCACCGCCTTGACCGAGAATACGGATATCCTGATTCTCTCCGATGAAGTGTACGAGCATATGGTATTCGACGGCCAGCCCCACCGGAGCATGGCCGCCTACCCGGCTCTCGCCGCGCGCAGCGTGGTGGTGTCGTCCTTCGGCAAGACCTACGGCGTCACCGGCTGGCGGGTGGGTTACTGCCTGGCGCCGGCGGAGCTCATGTGGGAGATCCGCAAAGTGCATCAGTTCATGGTATTCGCCGCCGACACGCCGATGCAATACGCCTTCGCCACTGCACTGGAAAACCCCGACAGCTATTTGCGCCTGCCGGCATTTTACCAGCACAAACGCGACCTGCTGACGCAGGCGCTGGCGTCCTCGCCTTTCCATGTGATGCCAAGCGCAGGGAGTTTTTTCCTATTGGCGCGCTTTCGCCATTTTTCCTCTATGAGTGATAATGACATGGCCGTGGGATTGATACGGGACGCGAAAGTCTCTTCCATACCCTTGTCGGCGTTTTACAATGACGGCACCGAAACCGGCATGATAAGGCTCAGCTTTGCCAAGGACGACGAGACATTGCTCGAAGGCGCGCGCCGGCTGTGCGCCTGGGGCACCGTCTGAGGAATCGCGATCTTTATCCAGAAGCATCGTATTTACCTTTGACCATTGACCTTTAACAGGACTTAAAATGAATAAATTTTCCGCCTTAGTGCTCATTACCTGTGGATTGGCCGTTTTGCCGGCGCTGGCCGCTGAAGGAACGATCCGTTTTGGCCTCGAAGCGCTTTATCCCCCCTTTGAATCGAAATCCCCCACCGGCGAACTGCAAGGTTTCGATATCGATTTAGGCAATGCCGTCTGCCAGGCCGCCAAGGCAAAGTGCCAATGGCTGGATACCTCATTTGACGGCCTGATCCCGGCGCTGCAGGGCCGCAAATTCGATGCCATCAATTCGGCGATGAACGTCACGGAGAAACGCAGACAGGCCATCGATTTCACCGATGTGATATATCGCGTGCCGACAAAACTCATTGCCCGCGCCGACAGCGGATTAACCGCCACCCCAGAGGCGCTGAAAGGCAAAAACGTCGGCGTCCTGCAGGGCTCCATTCAGGAATCCTATGCCAATGCCCATTGGGCAAGCCAGGGCGTCCATGTGGTGTCCTACCAGGATCAAAACCAGGTCTATATGGATCTGGCTTCCGGCCGCCTGGATAGCACGCTGGTACTGGCGCCGGCCGGCCAGTCCGGTTTCCTGGCCCAGCCGCAGGGCAAAGGTTTCGCTTTTGTCGGCGATGCGGTCAGCGACGATAACATTCTCGGCAGCGGCATCGCTTTTGGTATCCGTAAAGGCGATGATGCCTTGAAACGGCAGTTGAACGCGGCTATCGCCAAGGTAAAAGCCCAGGGTACGATTAAAATCCTGGCGCATAAATATTTCGGCGATATCGACGTTTCGGCGCCGCAATAATATTCCATCACTATCGCTTGGTCCCCATTGCCAACCCTTGCCAGAGGAATGGGGACACTACCGCCATGGAAATCGAATTTACTGAAAATAAATAAATTTTAAAGAGACACACTAATATTATTCATTTTCCAAGAAAATCGACCTTCATTTGAAAACCGTTAATCCCATACCCTGCGAAATAGCCCGCCGTCAATGAAGCGCGGCAGGTCAACCGGTTTTCCGAGCCCTTATCGTAATATTTCAGCAATCGATTCTATTTGTATAACCAGTTGGTAAAAATGCTGTTACTCCTACATTGGTCCCAGAGCGAGAGGGAATACACCGTCAATCCTGCCTTATAGGAAAAGGCGTTTCAGGATGGGCGAATGTGGTTCGGCAGTTAACCGTAAATGGTCAATGTTGGCATATATAATCGAGTTCATTTATAACTAACTGAACATTCTGACAAATATTAATAAGGACTGGTATATGTATACATTCTCTCGTTATCAGGCAAAAGAGCTGGCTTTAGCCTATATGAGCAGTAAACAGCATGTTCTGTCCCCAACTGAATTTTTACAGCAAATGAAAAAAATCGAGAGATTATTTGATGATTTACTCAAACAAAAGAGTGAAAGCATCAGCGCATAGCCACGGGCGACGACAATGTCATTATACTGAACGCAGCGTCCTCTGCCAAAACATCACTACCGGTTCGGCTGAAGCCGCCGCGCCGTTCCGGTAATAAACGCTTTTGTCAGCGCTTTCGGCGCGCCGCTGACAGATTCACGGCCTACCCTGACGGTACCTCCATACTTCCTCCATATTTACCGGCCCATTTCTGACTAAAATAACTATAGGAATTTCCCTTTTCGCAGGGACATGCGATCCTTGTGCCCTGCTCGCATGACGTGAAGGTAAAGATATCAATGAAGGGTAAACGCATTGGACGCTTACTTGGCTTAACAGTAGTGCTATTGATTATTGTCATTGGCGCCGTGGTGGTCTGGCGTCATTTCCATCAGCCGTCCATACCCGCGACGGCGGAAGGCGGACGCCATCACGGCGGCGAACGGCAACACGCCGCCCAGCAGGGCGGCGGACGGCGTCAGCAGCAGGCTTTGCCGCCGGTTCAGGCGGCGCAGGCGCAGCAAAAGTCAGTGCCCTATTATCTCTCCGGCCTGGGCACGGTTACCGCCGCCGCAACCGTGACGGTGCGCAGCCGCGTGGACGGCCAGCTTATGGCGCTGCATTTTGACGAAGGGCAGTGGGTGAAGGCCGGAACCTTGCTGGCTGAAATCGATCCCCGGCCGTTCGACGTGGCGTTGCAGCAGGCTAGGGGGCAGTTGGCCAAAGATCAGGCCACCCTCGCCAACGCGCGGCAGGACTTGACCCGCTACCGGAATCTGGTGAAAACCAGTATGGTCTCCCGCCAGCAGATGGATACCCAGCAATCCACGGTGAATGAATATGAAGGCCAGATCCAGGTAGACCAAGGGGCGGTGGCCAGCGCCGAGCTGCAGCTGGCTTACAGCCGCATTACCGCGCCTATCGACGGACGCGTGGGTCTGCGACAGGTGGATGTGGGCAATTATATTACCAGCGCCGATACCACCGGCATTGTGATAATAACCCAAACCCGGCCCATCGACGTGGTGTTCACTCTGCCAGAAAACGATATCCCTACGGTTATCAAGGGGCAAAAAAACGGCGTACTGCCGGCACAAGCCTGGGATCGCACCAATAAGCAAAAGCTCACCGACGGTAAATTACTGAGCCTGGATAACCAGATTGATACCGCCACCGGCACGGTGAAACTGAAAGCGCGTTTCGACAATACCGACGACAGCCTGTTCCCCAATCAATTCGTCAATATACGGATGAAAGTGGATACCCTGCAAAATGCGGTGGTGGTTCCTCCTGCCGCGGTGCAAATGAATAACGACGGGCATTTCGTTTGGGTGTTGAATGATGATAATCAGGTCAGCCAGCATCGCGTCACCACCGGTATGGAGGACAGCCGGCAGGTGGTGATTACCGCCGGACTGGAAGCGGGACAGCGGGTGGTTACCGATGGCATCGATCGCCTGACCGAAGGCGCCAAAGTTGAAGTGGTATCCCCGGTCAATACGGAAACATCCCCGGTTTATATACCGAAACACCGGGGAGAAAAGTCCTGATGGAGGTTTTGCCCAGCCACAACGGCGGTCCCTCAAGGCTGTTTATACTCAGGCCGGTGGCCACTACGCTGCTCATGATAGCCATTCTGCTGGCCGGCATCATCGGTTATCGGACGCTGCCGGTATCGGCGCTGCCGGAAGTGGATTACCCCACCATCCAGGTGGTCACGCTGTACCCCGGCGCCAGTCCGGATGTCGTGACCTCCGCCATCACCGCGCCGCTGGAACGCCAGTTCGGCCAGATGTCGGGACTGCAGCAGATGTCATCCCGAAGCTCCGGCGGCGCGTCGGTCATCGTCCTGCAATTCCAGCTGTCGCTGCCGCTGGACGTGGCCGAACAGGAAGTGCAGGCGGCAATCAATAACGCCACCAACCTGCTGCCGTCCGATTTGCCCAATCCGCCGGTGTACAGCAAGGTCAACCCGGCCGACCCGCCCATCATGACCCTGGCGGTCACCTCCACCTCCATGTCGATGATCCAGGTGGAAGACATGGTGGAGACCCGGGTGGCGCAAAAGATTTCCCAGGTTACCGGCGTCGGCCTGGTGTCCATATCCGGCGGGCAGCGTCCGGCGGTACGGGTAAAGCTGAACGCCCAGGCGCTGGCGGCCTATGGCCTGGACAGTGAAACGGTGCGCACCGCCATCGCGGCCGCCAACGTCAACACGCCTAAAGGCAGTCTGGACGGGCCTGAGCGGTCGGTGACCCTGTCCGCCAACGATCAGATGAAATCCGCCGATGATTACCGCCGGCTGATTATCAGCTGGCAGAACGGCGCCCCGGTCAGGTTAGGGGATGTGGCCACCATCGAACAGGGGGCGGAAAACGTCTATCTGGGCGCCTGGGCCAATCGCCAGCCGGCCATCGTAATGAATATCCAGCGTCAGCCCGGCGCCAACGTCATCACCACCGCCGACAATATCCGCGCTTTATTGCCGGCCCTTACCGCCAGCCTGCCCAAATCCGTTACCGTATCGCTGCTGGCGGATCGTACCGTCAATATCCGCGCATCGGTCAGCGACGTACAGTTTGAACTGCTGCTGTCCATTGCCCTGGTGGTCATGGTGATCTACCTGTTTTTGCGCAACGCCGCGGCAACGGTTATCCCGGCGGTGGCCGTGCCGCTCTCCCTGGTGGGAACCTTTGCGGTGATGTATATGCTGGGCTTCTCCATCAATAACCTGACGCTGATGGCGCTCACCATTGCCACCGGGTTTGTGGTGGATGACGCCATCGTGGTAATTGAAAATATCTCCCGCTACATCGAACAGGGGGAAAAGCCCCTGGCGGCGGCGCTGAAAGGCGCCGGGGAAATCGGATTTACCATTATTTCATTAACGGTTTCCCTGATCGCGGTGCTGATTCCGCTGCTCTTCATGGGCGATATCGTCGGTCGGCTGTTCCGGGAATTCGCCGTCACCCTGGCCATCGCCATCCTGATTTCCGCCGTTGTATCGCTGACGCTGACGCCGATGATGTGCGCTCGCATGCTGAGCTACGAATCGCTGCGCAGGCAGAATCGGTTTACCCGCGCCAGCGAGCGGCTGTTTGAACGGGTGGTGGCCGGTTACGGCCGCGCCCTGGAAAAGGTGCTTCGCCATCCCTGGCAAACGCTGGTGGTGGCCCTGAGCATGCTGGCCCTGACGATTTTGCTCTATCTGTTCATTCCGAAAGGCTTCTTCCCCACCCAGGACAACGGCGTCATCCAGGGAACGGTCCAGGCCGCGCAGAGCGTTTCGTTCAGCAACATGGCCCGGCGCCAGCAGGCCGTGGTATCCACCATCATGCGCGACCCGGCGGTTGAAAGCGTCTCTTCCCTTATCGGCGTGGACGGCACCAACGCCACGTTGAACAGCGGCCGGCTGCAGATCAATCTCAAACCCCTGGGACAACGGGCCGATCGTGTGGATGTGGTTATCGCCAGGCTGCAGCGGGCCGTCGACGGATTAACCGGTATCCGGCTCTATTTGCAGCCGATACAGGATCTCACCATCGATACCCAGCTCAGCTATACCCAATATCAGTTTACCCTCCAGTCCCTGTCCCTGGAGGATTTGAATAAATGGGTGCCGCGGCTGCTGGAACGCCTGCAGGCCCTGCCGCAGCTAAGGGATGTGGGCAGCGATTTGCAAGACCAGGGCCTGGAAGCCTATATCAGGGTGGATCGCGACAGCGCCAGCCGCCTGGGCATCAGCATGACGGATGTGGACAATGCCTTGTACAACGCGTTCGGCCAGCGATTGATTTCAACGATTTATACCCAGGCCAGCCAGTACCGGGTGGTGCTGCAACATGACACAGACGCCAGCCCCGGCCTGGCGGCGCTGGGGGATATCCGCCTGAAAGGCAGCGATGGCAATATTGTCCCCTTGAGCGCCATCACCAGCGTGCAGCAGCGCCTGGGGCCGCTGTCGATAAACCATCAGGAGCAGTTCCCTTCCGCCACCGTCTCGTTCAACCTGGCGCCGGGCTACTCGCTGGGAGAAGCGGTATCCGCCATCAAACAGGCCGAGCAGTCGCTGGAGCTCCCCGCCACCATCAGCACCCGCTTCCAGGGCAGCACCATGGCGTTCCAAGCGGCGCTGAACAGCACCGTCTGGCTGATTGTGGCGGCCATCGTGGCGGTGTATATCGTGCTCGGGGTGCTGTATGAGAGCTTTATCCACCCGGTTACCATCCTCTCCACCCTGCCCACCGCGGGGGTGGGCGCACTGCTGGCGCTGATTATCTCCGGCCACGAACTGGACGTCATCGCCATCATCGGCATTATCCTCCTGATCGGTATCGTCAAAAAGAACGCCATCATGATGATAGACTTCGCGCTGGCCGCCGAGCGGGAAAAGGGCATGACGCCTTACGATGCCATCTATCAGGCCAGTTTGCTGCGCTTCCGGCCGATTCTGATGACCACCCTGGCGGCGCTGTTCGGCGCCCTGCCGCTGATGTTCAGCACCGGGGTCGGCGCCGAGCTGCGCCGTCCGCTGGGAATCTGCATGGTAGGCGGCCTGGTGGTCAGCCAGGTGCTGACGCTGTTTACCACGCCGGTGATTTATCTGCTGTTTGATCGCCTGTCGCGCAACCGCCCCCAGGTGGAAGAAACGCCGGAGTCGGTATGAAATTTCTCGCCCTGTTCATCTACCGCCCGGTGGCCACGTTATTGCTGATGCTGGCCATTGCGTTATGCGGCGTGCTGGGTTTCAGGCTATTGCCGGTGGCGCCGCTGCCCCAGGTGGATTTTCCGGTGATTGTGGTATCGGCCTCGCTGCCGGGCGCATCCCCCGATACCATGGCCTCCTCGGTGGCCACGCCGCTGGAGCGGGCGCTGGGCCATGTGGCCGGGGTGAACGAAATGACCTCCAACAGCACCCTTGGCTCGACCCGCGTTATTCTGCAATTCGATCTGGATCGTGATATCAACGGCGCCGCACGCGACGTGCAGGCGGCCATCAACGCCGCGCAGAACCTGCTGCCAAGCGGCATGCCCGGCCGGCCGCAGTACCGTAAGGTCAATCCCTCCGACGCCCCCATCATGATCCTGACCCTCACCTCGGATACCTACAGCCAGGGTCAATTGTATGATATCGCCTCCACCGAGCTGGCGCAGAACATCTCGCAGATGGAGGGCGTCGGCGATGTCACGGTGGGCGGGGGTTCGCTGCCGGCGGTGCGGGTGGAGCTAAACCCTCTGGCGCTGTTCAACCAGGGTGTTACCCTTGACCAGGTGCGCGACGCCATTAGCCAGGCCAACGTCCGGCTCCCGCAGGGGGTGGTGGAAGACCGGCAGTCCCGCTGGCAAATCCGCACCAACGATGCCCTGCATACCGCCAAGGAGTATCAGCCGCTTATCGTGCATTACAGCGACAATAGCGCCGTGCGGCTGCAGGATGTGGCCCAGGTGAAAGACTCCGTGCAGGACGTGCGCAACGCCGGCATGGCCGGCGGCAAGCCGGCGATATTGATTGCCATCCAGCGTTCGCCGGATGCCAATATCATCTCGACGGTGAAAACCATCCGCGACTCACTGCCCGCGCTGCGGGCCTCCATTCCCGCCGGTATCGATCTGGCCGTCGCCCAGGACAGATCCCCCACCATCCGCGCGTCCCTGGCGGAAGTGGAACAATCATTGGTAATAGCGGTGGTGCTGGTTGTCCTGGTGGTGCTGCTGTTCCTGCGCTCCTGGCGCGCCACGCTGATACCGGCGCTGGCGGTGCCGGTATCGCTGATCGGGACCTTCGCCGCCATGTACCTGTGCGGTTTCAGCCTGAATAATATTTCGCTGATGGCGCTGACCATCGCCACCGGTTTTGTGGTGGACGACGCCATTGTGGTGATGGAAAATATCACCCGCCACGTGGAAAACGGCATAAAGCCTCTGTCGGCGGCGCTGCTGGGGGTGCGCGAAGTGGGGTTCACCGTCTTGTCCATGAGCCTGTCGCTGATTGCGGTATTTATTCCCCTGTTATTGATGGGCGGCTTACCGGGCCGGCTGTTTCGGGAATTTGCCGTGACCCTGTCCGTGGCCATCGTCATTTCCCTGGCGGTATCGCTGACGCTGACGCCTATGCTGTGCGCCCGGTTATTGCGCAGCCGTCCCCACGCCGCGGCCCGCCGCTACAGTTTCGCCGCTTTGCTGCAAGCCTTGCAGCTGCGCTATGCCCGCTCGCTGCAATGGGTACTGACCCACGCCCGCTGGGTATTGCTGCTGTTTATCGCCACCCTGGCGCTGAATATCTGGCTCTATATCGCCATACCCAAAACCTTTTTGCCGGAGCAGGACACCGGCCGGGTGCTGGGTTTTATCCAGGCCGACCAGAGCATATCGTTCCAGGCCATGCGCGGCAAGCTGCAGGATTTCATGCGCATCGTCCGGGAGGATCCGGCGGTGGACAACGTTACCGGTTATACCGGCGGTTCACGCCCCCACAGCGGCTCGATGTATATTTCACTGAAACCGCTGTCCGAACGCAAGGACAGCGCGCAGCAGATTATCGACCGCCTGCGGCTCAAGCTGGCAAAAGAGCCCGGCGCCAGCCTGTTCCTCATGGCGGTGCAGGACGTCCGTATCGGCGGGCGCCAGGCCAACGCCAGCTATCAATACAGTTTACTGGCCGACAATATCGAGGATTTGCGCGAATGGGAGCC
Encoded here:
- a CDS encoding urease subunit gamma, giving the protein MELSPREKDKLLLFTAALLAERRRARGLKLNYPEAVALISAAILEGARDGLTVAELMSAGREVLTRDDVMEGVPEMIPDVQVEATFPDGTKLVTVHDPII
- a CDS encoding urease accessory protein UreD — encoded protein: MNQTADDEAAGWLGRLDLTFARRGRRTAMIRCAHSGPFTVQRAFYPEEDHPHVYLLHPPGGVVGGDRLELSVRLEQRSHAVMTMPGATKFYRSAGAEARLTQKFSLEEDSVLEWLPQGNILFPAANVAINSEFTLQAGARLLGFETFCLGRPVMGESFHRGRCHSVLRIRLPGSAGLYERLGIEGGKLDKLAGYPLIGTFFAAPASGEMLDNVRVLLSRSALPAAGATLVDQLLMVRLLDNDNQRLQEILHGIWALLRPLMLDRQAVPPRIWST
- a CDS encoding aldo/keto reductase; translated protein: MKTRTLGRSGIAVPKLCFGGNVFGWTIDQAASFRILDALAERELNFIDTADVYSAWVDGNQGGESETIIGNWLKKTGKRDGIILATKVGKPMGAGKEGLSAAYIKQAVEASLRRLQTDYIDLYQSHSDDESVPLEETLGAFDALIKEGKVRAIGASNYSGPRLAQALRISEQNGLARYETLQPQYNLYDRQEYEQDLEPVVTAHGVGVINYYALASGFLSGKYRAKEDAAKSKRGEKVISTYLNTRGLRILHALDAVSERYRATPTQVALAWQIQRPGITAPIVSATSLEQLEEVANALTLTLRDDDYALLEQASAWR
- a CDS encoding LysR substrate-binding domain-containing protein is translated as MGALPSLDVLKTFVIVAEQLNFTHAAQRLHITQGAVSRQIAGLEQHLGAALFIRRARGLVLTARGAELLAPLQQAMEQIDTALDGFNAKPDTLRVKCPTCVMRWLLPRVIQLQAGHPEIDIALTTSITHGVDFRHEHFDAAVLYGRPADKQLCAIHLFDEVLTPVCVPELWRENAAIADGLADKTLLHPTRDGRDWLAWLKAAGRDGLPAAKAQHFDTLDLAMTAAIQGYGIAIGDLCLIEYELQAGRLIAPFSHCLRSGAAYYLVFPEQSALSPALRLLTEWLQQEALHSRQRQRDNMSDDENLISIAGNTW
- a CDS encoding methionine aminotransferase, producing the protein MQSVIPARSKLPDVGTTIFTTIGQLSAEHHAVNLAAGSPSFDCDPQLVDYTAEAMRAGHNQYSAMTGLPALREALAEKVARLYGSHYDPAREVTIIASASQGLYSAISALVHPGDEVIYFEPAFDSYAPITRLQGAVPVPVKISLDDLRIDWDAVSAAVTSRTRMIIVNSPHNPTGMAFSEEDIRRLTALTENTDILILSDEVYEHMVFDGQPHRSMAAYPALAARSVVVSSFGKTYGVTGWRVGYCLAPAELMWEIRKVHQFMVFAADTPMQYAFATALENPDSYLRLPAFYQHKRDLLTQALASSPFHVMPSAGSFFLLARFRHFSSMSDNDMAVGLIRDAKVSSIPLSAFYNDGTETGMIRLSFAKDDETLLEGARRLCAWGTV
- a CDS encoding ABC transporter substrate-binding protein; the encoded protein is MNKFSALVLITCGLAVLPALAAEGTIRFGLEALYPPFESKSPTGELQGFDIDLGNAVCQAAKAKCQWLDTSFDGLIPALQGRKFDAINSAMNVTEKRRQAIDFTDVIYRVPTKLIARADSGLTATPEALKGKNVGVLQGSIQESYANAHWASQGVHVVSYQDQNQVYMDLASGRLDSTLVLAPAGQSGFLAQPQGKGFAFVGDAVSDDNILGSGIAFGIRKGDDALKRQLNAAIAKVKAQGTIKILAHKYFGDIDVSAPQ
- a CDS encoding MdtA/MuxA family multidrug efflux RND transporter periplasmic adaptor subunit encodes the protein MSMKGKRIGRLLGLTVVLLIIVIGAVVVWRHFHQPSIPATAEGGRHHGGERQHAAQQGGGRRQQQALPPVQAAQAQQKSVPYYLSGLGTVTAAATVTVRSRVDGQLMALHFDEGQWVKAGTLLAEIDPRPFDVALQQARGQLAKDQATLANARQDLTRYRNLVKTSMVSRQQMDTQQSTVNEYEGQIQVDQGAVASAELQLAYSRITAPIDGRVGLRQVDVGNYITSADTTGIVIITQTRPIDVVFTLPENDIPTVIKGQKNGVLPAQAWDRTNKQKLTDGKLLSLDNQIDTATGTVKLKARFDNTDDSLFPNQFVNIRMKVDTLQNAVVVPPAAVQMNNDGHFVWVLNDDNQVSQHRVTTGMEDSRQVVITAGLEAGQRVVTDGIDRLTEGAKVEVVSPVNTETSPVYIPKHRGEKS